A single region of the Anaerohalosphaeraceae bacterium genome encodes:
- a CDS encoding FAD:protein FMN transferase, translating to MAAAAVKIHRQYKPPAVEHSGFHLMMGTVVQVTAVADSPAAARRAIQVAFDVLENVQRTMNDRDPNSELSQINQTAFEQEVPVSPDLFAVLCAAQQYSRLTNGAFDITVGPLVALWRRMEKTGIEPTPEEIQEARSRVGYEKVILNPTQQTVRFEAEGMRLDLGGIAKGYAVDAAIGAMKELGIRGGMADVGGNIRCFGTPPPPAQHWTIGLQNPRAEALSAKIRLDELAVATSGDYRRFIEKGGKRLSHILNPATGESAAELISVTILAPSALEADALSTAVSVLGREKGLALIESLPEAEAIVIAADKPEELIFTSGAAAYLLK from the coding sequence ATGGCTGCGGCGGCCGTGAAGATACACCGGCAATACAAACCGCCTGCGGTCGAACACAGCGGATTTCATCTGATGATGGGGACGGTCGTGCAGGTGACAGCGGTGGCTGACAGCCCGGCAGCCGCACGCAGGGCCATTCAGGTCGCTTTTGACGTCCTCGAAAACGTCCAGCGGACGATGAATGACCGCGATCCGAATTCTGAACTGTCCCAGATAAACCAAACAGCATTCGAACAGGAAGTGCCGGTCAGCCCGGACCTGTTTGCGGTGCTCTGTGCGGCCCAACAATACAGCCGGCTGACAAACGGGGCGTTTGATATTACGGTCGGACCGCTCGTGGCCCTCTGGCGGCGGATGGAAAAAACAGGAATCGAGCCGACGCCGGAAGAGATTCAGGAGGCCCGGAGTCGGGTGGGCTATGAAAAAGTGATTTTGAATCCGACCCAGCAGACCGTGCGGTTTGAGGCGGAGGGAATGCGGCTGGATTTGGGAGGAATTGCCAAGGGCTATGCCGTGGATGCGGCCATCGGGGCGATGAAAGAGCTGGGAATCCGAGGCGGAATGGCGGATGTCGGGGGGAATATCCGCTGTTTTGGGACGCCTCCGCCGCCCGCCCAACACTGGACCATCGGCCTTCAAAACCCCAGAGCCGAAGCCCTCAGCGCCAAAATTCGGCTGGACGAGCTGGCCGTCGCCACCAGCGGAGATTACCGCCGATTCATCGAGAAAGGCGGAAAACGACTCAGCCATATCCTCAATCCGGCCACCGGCGAGTCGGCCGCCGAGTTAATCAGTGTGACGATTCTGGCCCCCAGCGCTCTGGAGGCCGACGCCTTATCAACCGCGGTGAGTGTGCTGGGCCGGGAAAAGGGACTGGCCTTGATTGAATCGCTGCCGGAAGCGGAGGCGATTGTGATTGCCGCCGACAAACCCGAGGAGCTGATTTTCACCTCCGGCGCCGCCGCCTACTTGCTTAAATGA
- a CDS encoding TIGR03960 family B12-binding radical SAM protein yields the protein MIERPIQSVKEQVSRRLLPFVRKPARYIGGEINQICKDPAAVEVRVGLCFPDIYEIAMSHTGLAILYEVVNRLPWALAERIFAPWLDAEERMRSEHIPLFSLESRLTAGSFDIIGFSLTNELCYTNLLNLLDLAGLAVRSEHRRPEDPLVIAGGQAANCAEPIAPFVDLFVLGQGEEAAVQLLELYRQNKQQGLSKSQFLLQAARTLPFVYVPSLYEWEYVGTHPAALRAAHPDIPLRIHDAALDDFENAPVPEAPIVPFVQTVHDRITLEIMRGCPGRCRFCQASFCRRPVRYRSVGRIVELAQKQYWNTGHDTISLLSLSTGEYPWLEELVERLTGFFRPLHVGISIPSLRVQQQLRLLPKLMTSVRKSGLTIAVEAASEHLRQVINKPISDADLFAGVQAAYEAGFQSVKLYFMVGFPGETEADILQIVDLCHALAQLRRQVAGRPASVTASVSWLVPKPHTPFQWLGQKPIDYFQQARRILLERKQQLRAGAVQIKYHTLERSVLEAAMGRGDRRLADVIETAWRQGAKFDLWDETFDFQRWQNAFAAHGLDVHQEAQRSFQPGQLLPWAHLGGPEESYLLKHYRRALGLPDSVENKTVI from the coding sequence ATGATAGAGCGGCCCATACAATCTGTAAAGGAACAAGTCAGCCGACGGCTCCTGCCGTTTGTGCGCAAACCCGCCCGCTACATCGGCGGCGAAATCAATCAAATCTGCAAAGACCCGGCGGCTGTCGAGGTCCGGGTGGGCCTGTGTTTTCCTGATATTTATGAAATCGCCATGAGCCACACCGGCCTGGCGATTTTGTACGAAGTGGTCAATCGGCTGCCGTGGGCGCTGGCGGAGCGCATCTTTGCCCCCTGGCTGGATGCCGAGGAGCGGATGCGAAGCGAGCACATCCCGCTGTTTTCTCTCGAATCCCGCCTGACCGCCGGCAGTTTCGATATAATCGGATTCAGCCTGACCAATGAGCTGTGCTATACCAACCTGCTCAATCTGCTGGATTTGGCGGGTCTGGCGGTTCGTTCGGAGCACCGGCGCCCCGAAGACCCGCTGGTCATTGCGGGCGGCCAGGCCGCCAACTGCGCCGAGCCCATCGCTCCCTTTGTCGATTTGTTTGTACTCGGCCAGGGCGAGGAGGCGGCGGTTCAATTGCTGGAGTTGTATCGGCAAAACAAACAGCAGGGGCTTTCCAAGAGCCAGTTTCTCCTTCAGGCGGCTCGAACCCTGCCGTTTGTCTATGTTCCTTCTCTGTATGAGTGGGAGTACGTCGGGACGCATCCGGCTGCGCTGCGGGCTGCACATCCGGACATTCCCCTGCGCATTCACGATGCCGCCCTCGATGATTTTGAGAATGCTCCGGTACCGGAAGCCCCCATCGTGCCGTTTGTGCAGACCGTCCATGACCGAATTACGCTGGAGATTATGCGGGGCTGTCCGGGGCGATGCCGGTTCTGCCAGGCCAGTTTCTGCCGGCGTCCTGTGCGGTATCGTTCGGTCGGGCGGATTGTCGAGCTGGCCCAAAAGCAGTACTGGAACACCGGTCACGATACCATCAGTCTGCTCAGTTTATCCACCGGCGAATACCCCTGGCTTGAGGAGCTTGTCGAGCGGCTGACGGGGTTTTTTCGCCCGCTTCACGTGGGCATTTCGATTCCCAGTCTGCGTGTTCAGCAGCAGCTGCGGCTTCTGCCGAAACTGATGACGTCCGTTCGCAAAAGCGGTTTGACGATTGCCGTCGAGGCCGCCTCCGAGCATCTGCGGCAGGTCATCAACAAGCCCATCTCGGATGCCGACCTTTTTGCCGGTGTGCAGGCCGCTTATGAGGCGGGCTTTCAGAGCGTCAAACTTTACTTTATGGTCGGTTTTCCCGGCGAAACCGAGGCCGATATCCTCCAGATTGTGGATTTATGCCATGCCCTTGCCCAGCTCCGCCGGCAGGTTGCGGGCCGACCCGCTTCTGTAACCGCCTCGGTCAGCTGGCTGGTTCCCAAACCTCACACGCCGTTTCAGTGGCTCGGGCAAAAGCCCATTGATTATTTTCAGCAGGCCCGCCGGATTCTGCTGGAGCGCAAACAGCAGCTGCGGGCCGGCGCCGTCCAAATCAAGTATCACACCCTCGAACGCAGTGTTCTGGAGGCGGCGATGGGACGCGGGGACCGGCGATTGGCCGATGTCATCGAGACCGCCTGGCGGCAGGGGGCTAAATTTGACCTGTGGGATGAAACGTTTGATTTCCAGCGATGGCAGAACGCCTTTGCCGCACATGGTCTGGATGTGCATCAGGAGGCCCAGCGGTCTTTCCAGCCCGGGCAGCTCCTGCCCTGGGCCCATTTGGGCGGCCCAGAAGAATCCTACCTGCTCAAACACTACCGCCGGGCCCTCGGACTGCCTGATTCCGTCGAGAACAAGACAGTTATCTGA
- a CDS encoding PA14 domain-containing protein, producing MTEQKNRRFFFTLLFLTASAAAFASDRPIGFAALDGQGSQYLAGGTTGGAGGTVVTVTTLADLKYYAGQTAKYIIQIAGPIVSPTPGTVTVKSSKTLIGLGNDAALINHGLNLNGVSNIIIKNLTIRDSYMMGDYDGKLNDYDAIALRNAHHVWIDHCHLSRAGDGLLDMTYASGYVTVSWTIFSHHNKTAIANGPSSGSPIGTYTFHHCWFDNTTQRNVTGEWADVHVFNCWLLGLRSYGMLPRSLTRMRLENLYFQQGKDAYCETSGGLVEAVGCILDSMTGLAVASGNDFVPPYPYVLNPAAEVPAMVKAKAGPGGFEKWMGPPVIRINFRPASAPDVKGMLSDTGAAFASRGNGYTYGWNADNTANAFWRQTRTTKEGETYLVPVDADFRRNAFLTTAAESRFWEIALPNGWYHVTLMCGDPGDPRNLFPENNIPRLNSVLLEGILFEDPDGAVLWDYDEYQAVVRVSDGRLTIAQAPGSSASAALGFVEIRPAMTPVLPAARGPGLACRIYPGTWSFLPDFDALSPAAKGAVRDFNLSSLSVPPPFGAVLEGYLNVPEDGWYTFSVSSTDGSRLFVHSIEVVDNDGVHGPQEAAGSILLQAGLHPIRAEYFCRSSPNLTVFWSGPSFTKRPLEADRLTRDWLYGDFTGSGRVDIEDLSCLAEQWLYEAGWETDGGRIDLTVFARMAQNWLAETP from the coding sequence ATGACAGAGCAAAAAAATCGGCGGTTTTTTTTCACCCTTCTTTTTCTGACTGCTTCAGCCGCGGCCTTCGCTTCAGACCGGCCCATCGGCTTTGCCGCCCTTGATGGTCAGGGCAGTCAATATCTGGCCGGCGGAACCACAGGCGGAGCAGGCGGCACGGTCGTAACCGTTACAACGCTGGCCGACCTGAAATATTACGCCGGACAAACCGCCAAATACATCATCCAGATTGCCGGGCCGATTGTCTCCCCGACGCCGGGAACCGTCACCGTCAAAAGCAGCAAAACCCTCATCGGCCTCGGCAATGACGCCGCCCTCATCAACCACGGACTGAATCTCAACGGCGTCAGCAACATCATCATCAAAAACCTGACAATCCGCGATTCTTATATGATGGGCGATTATGACGGAAAGCTGAATGATTATGACGCGATTGCCCTGCGGAATGCGCATCACGTCTGGATTGACCATTGTCATCTGAGCCGCGCCGGAGACGGACTGCTGGATATGACCTATGCCTCCGGATACGTAACGGTTTCCTGGACGATTTTCAGTCATCACAACAAAACCGCCATCGCCAACGGCCCCAGCAGCGGAAGTCCGATAGGCACTTACACCTTCCACCACTGCTGGTTTGACAACACCACCCAGCGGAATGTAACCGGCGAGTGGGCGGATGTGCACGTCTTTAACTGCTGGCTGCTGGGCCTGCGCAGCTACGGAATGCTGCCGCGCTCTCTGACCCGAATGCGGCTGGAAAACCTGTACTTTCAGCAGGGCAAAGACGCCTACTGCGAAACCTCCGGCGGACTGGTTGAAGCCGTCGGATGCATCCTCGATTCGATGACGGGACTGGCCGTCGCCAGCGGAAACGATTTTGTCCCGCCGTACCCGTACGTCCTGAACCCTGCGGCCGAGGTGCCGGCCATGGTCAAGGCCAAAGCCGGCCCGGGCGGGTTTGAAAAATGGATGGGACCGCCGGTCATTCGCATCAACTTCCGGCCCGCGTCCGCCCCGGACGTCAAAGGCATGCTCTCCGATACCGGTGCCGCATTCGCCAGCCGCGGAAACGGATATACCTACGGATGGAACGCCGACAACACCGCCAACGCCTTCTGGCGACAGACACGCACCACCAAAGAAGGCGAAACCTACCTGGTGCCGGTCGATGCCGATTTTCGCCGCAATGCCTTCCTCACAACCGCCGCCGAAAGTCGTTTCTGGGAAATCGCCCTCCCGAACGGCTGGTATCACGTGACCCTGATGTGCGGCGACCCGGGCGACCCGAGAAACCTCTTCCCTGAAAACAACATTCCGCGGCTCAACAGCGTCCTGCTCGAAGGAATCCTGTTCGAAGACCCGGATGGGGCCGTCCTGTGGGATTATGACGAATATCAGGCGGTGGTGCGGGTTTCAGACGGCCGATTGACGATTGCTCAGGCCCCGGGCAGCTCCGCGTCCGCCGCACTGGGGTTTGTCGAAATCCGTCCGGCGATGACGCCGGTTTTGCCGGCCGCCCGCGGGCCGGGACTGGCCTGTCGAATCTATCCGGGCACATGGTCATTCCTGCCGGACTTTGACGCCCTGTCCCCTGCGGCCAAAGGAGCCGTCCGCGATTTCAATCTCAGCTCCCTGTCGGTCCCGCCTCCCTTTGGGGCGGTGCTGGAAGGATACCTGAACGTTCCCGAAGACGGCTGGTACACCTTTTCCGTCAGCAGCACCGACGGAAGCCGTCTCTTTGTCCATTCCATCGAAGTCGTCGATAATGACGGAGTCCACGGCCCGCAGGAGGCCGCCGGCTCTATTCTGCTCCAGGCCGGTCTGCATCCGATTCGGGCTGAATATTTCTGTCGCAGCAGTCCGAACCTGACCGTCTTCTGGTCCGGCCCTTCATTCACCAAGCGTCCGCTTGAAGCCGACCGCCTGACGCGGGACTGGCTGTACGGCGATTTTACCGGCAGCGGACGGGTGGATATAGAAGACCTGTCCTGCCTGGCTGAACAGTGGCTATACGAAGCCGGCTGGGAAACGGACGGCGGCCGCATCGACCTGACCGTCTTTGCCCGCATGGCCCAAAACTGGCTGGCGGAAACCCCCTGA
- a CDS encoding alpha/beta hydrolase: protein MRYWLGIWMACSAAALWAAESPQANCLVLPLWQETIPGALGSQDKDKPMLYVYLPSEASAPTPAVVICPGGGYVRHAMDHEGREIAERLRKENIAGIVLKYRLPGDGYRHPIPILDARRAIQTVRFHARDWNIDPDRIGILGFSAGGHLASTAGTFFEDIPLSSAVKDAVGSVSYRPNFLVLVYPVISMQDEWTHQGSRTNLLGPQPPKELVERLSNERQITRDTPPTFLIHADDDKTVLPENSILFYQGLRKAGIPAELHIYRKGGHGFGTRPTAGPAAGWLEDCLKWMKQMGFLQPEQPESTADKPVSFLMQQTNESSIES from the coding sequence ATGCGGTATTGGCTGGGAATCTGGATGGCGTGCAGCGCAGCAGCTCTTTGGGCGGCGGAAAGTCCGCAGGCAAATTGTCTGGTTCTTCCGCTCTGGCAGGAAACCATCCCCGGGGCTCTGGGGTCGCAGGACAAGGACAAACCGATGCTGTATGTGTATCTGCCCAGCGAGGCATCCGCCCCGACGCCGGCTGTGGTGATTTGCCCGGGCGGCGGATACGTCCGACACGCCATGGACCACGAAGGCAGGGAAATCGCCGAACGGCTGCGGAAGGAAAACATCGCAGGAATTGTTCTGAAATACCGTCTGCCGGGCGACGGCTATCGGCATCCGATTCCGATTCTGGATGCGCGGCGGGCGATTCAGACGGTGCGGTTTCACGCCCGCGACTGGAATATCGATCCGGACCGAATCGGAATCCTGGGCTTTTCGGCGGGCGGTCATCTGGCCTCGACGGCTGGAACGTTTTTTGAAGACATTCCTCTGTCGTCCGCCGTCAAAGATGCCGTCGGCTCCGTATCCTATCGGCCGAATTTTCTGGTGCTGGTGTATCCGGTGATTTCGATGCAGGACGAATGGACGCATCAGGGCTCCCGGACCAATCTTCTCGGTCCTCAGCCGCCGAAGGAACTGGTTGAGCGGCTGTCCAACGAGCGGCAGATTACCAGGGATACGCCGCCGACCTTTTTAATCCATGCCGATGATGACAAAACGGTTCTGCCGGAAAACAGCATCCTGTTTTATCAGGGTCTGCGGAAAGCGGGTATTCCGGCGGAGCTGCATATTTACCGCAAAGGCGGGCACGGATTCGGGACGCGTCCGACGGCCGGTCCCGCGGCCGGCTGGCTGGAGGACTGTCTGAAGTGGATGAAGCAGATGGGATTTCTCCAGCCGGAACAGCCGGAATCGACGGCGGATAAGCCCGTTTCGTTTTTGATGCAGCAGACCAACGAATCGAGTATAGAATCCTGA
- a CDS encoding DUF4861 family protein, translating to MKSKLFFSVGLLLLAGACRAQTEIRIAVVNPTQILRVQESIELDWAEIQKRSADLKPEETAVLEASTRQPLRTQVLQIDGRTSLLFQTDLQPGQKKEFILLKRPEGMTEPDSPARTYCRFIPERKDDFGWENDRAAYRMYGPALEDETITSGIDAWGKCVPYPVIDKFIRDYNEKKISYHEDHGEGGDFYKVGPTLGCGGLAPFVDGKVCLPPRNFVQWKILANGPLRSVFELTYKAWQAGPYTVSEVKRISIDLGSNLSRIECTYTCPQTDTLPLAAGIVLRETSQQTWKAPQSIAYWLPTDFISGHMGCGVLFGAGWAAEPTEADGHLLLTLSHKLSKPVVYYAGSCWDKNEEFRTFEKWQQYLKTFKQRLDNPVAVEWLP from the coding sequence ATGAAGTCGAAGTTGTTTTTCTCTGTCGGACTGCTTTTGCTGGCAGGGGCCTGTCGGGCCCAGACGGAAATTCGTATTGCCGTTGTCAATCCCACCCAAATTCTTCGGGTCCAGGAGAGCATTGAGCTGGATTGGGCGGAGATTCAGAAACGCTCGGCGGACCTGAAGCCGGAAGAGACGGCGGTGCTGGAGGCATCAACACGGCAGCCGCTGCGCACACAGGTCCTGCAGATTGACGGCAGGACGTCCCTGCTTTTTCAGACGGATTTGCAGCCCGGACAAAAAAAAGAGTTTATTCTGCTCAAGCGTCCGGAAGGGATGACGGAGCCGGATTCGCCGGCCCGGACGTACTGCCGGTTTATTCCGGAGCGCAAGGACGACTTCGGATGGGAAAATGACAGGGCGGCGTATCGGATGTACGGCCCGGCGCTGGAGGATGAGACCATCACCAGCGGGATTGATGCCTGGGGCAAATGCGTGCCGTATCCGGTGATTGACAAGTTCATCCGCGATTACAATGAGAAGAAGATTTCCTATCACGAAGACCACGGTGAAGGCGGCGATTTTTACAAGGTTGGACCGACCCTCGGCTGCGGGGGCCTGGCTCCGTTTGTGGACGGCAAGGTCTGCCTGCCTCCCCGCAATTTTGTTCAGTGGAAGATTCTGGCCAACGGTCCGCTGCGTTCCGTCTTTGAGCTGACATATAAGGCGTGGCAGGCCGGTCCCTACACCGTCAGCGAAGTCAAGCGGATTTCGATTGACTTGGGCAGCAACTTAAGCCGCATCGAGTGCACCTACACCTGTCCGCAAACGGATACCCTGCCGCTGGCGGCGGGCATTGTCCTGCGGGAAACCAGTCAGCAGACCTGGAAGGCCCCGCAGAGCATTGCCTACTGGCTGCCGACGGATTTCATCAGCGGCCATATGGGCTGCGGAGTCCTCTTCGGCGCCGGCTGGGCGGCGGAGCCGACGGAGGCCGACGGACACCTTCTCCTGACGCTTTCCCACAAGCTCAGCAAGCCGGTTGTCTATTACGCCGGCTCCTGCTGGGATAAAAATGAAGAGTTTCGTACATTTGAAAAATGGCAGCAGTATCTGAAGACGTTCAAGCAGCGGCTGGACAATCCGGTCGCAGTGGAATGGCTGCCGTAA
- the kduI gene encoding 5-dehydro-4-deoxy-D-glucuronate isomerase, which yields MQVRYVPDPVRFCRMTTQEIREAFLIETLFAPERIEMLYCDVDRVIVGSAVPVGASLTLSAAEQLRAEYFCQRRELGILNIGGAGQVVVDGRSFPMANLDCLYVGRGSRQIEFVSGNSAQPARFYLLSYPAHREYPTTLIPKAQANPVHLGSIEQANKRTIYQCIHPKGVPSCQLVMGFTVLEPGCVWNTMPPHTHERRMEVYMYFHMPSNARVFHLMGRPSETRHIVVAEGQAVISPSWSIHSGVGTAAYTFCWGMGGENQTFEDMDHLTMDDIR from the coding sequence ATGCAGGTACGTTATGTTCCGGACCCGGTGCGGTTTTGCCGGATGACGACGCAGGAGATTCGGGAGGCGTTTCTGATTGAAACGCTCTTTGCACCCGAGCGGATTGAGATGCTCTATTGCGATGTGGACCGTGTGATTGTCGGCTCGGCGGTGCCGGTCGGGGCGTCGCTGACGCTTTCGGCGGCTGAGCAGCTGCGGGCGGAGTATTTCTGCCAGCGGCGGGAGCTGGGCATTCTGAACATCGGCGGGGCCGGCCAGGTGGTTGTGGACGGCCGCTCGTTTCCGATGGCGAATCTGGATTGTCTGTATGTCGGACGCGGCAGCCGGCAGATTGAATTTGTCAGCGGCAATTCCGCGCAGCCGGCGCGTTTTTATCTGCTCAGCTACCCGGCCCACCGGGAGTATCCGACGACTCTGATTCCCAAGGCACAGGCCAACCCGGTTCATCTGGGCAGCATCGAGCAGGCCAACAAACGCACGATTTATCAGTGCATTCATCCCAAAGGCGTGCCGAGCTGTCAGCTGGTGATGGGCTTTACGGTTTTGGAGCCGGGCTGCGTGTGGAATACGATGCCGCCGCACACGCACGAGCGCCGGATGGAGGTGTATATGTATTTCCATATGCCGTCGAACGCCCGTGTGTTTCATCTGATGGGCAGACCCAGCGAGACCCGTCATATTGTTGTGGCGGAAGGGCAGGCGGTCATTTCGCCCAGCTGGTCGATTCATTCCGGCGTCGGCACGGCGGCTTATACCTTCTGCTGGGGCATGGGCGGCGAGAATCAGACCTTTGAAGATATGGATCACTTGACGATGGATGATATTCGGTAA
- the kduD gene encoding 2-dehydro-3-deoxy-D-gluconate 5-dehydrogenase KduD — MILDKFKLDGKKAIITGSARGLGQAMAIALAEAGADIALVDILDMSESKARIERLGRKCITITADLSKKDCVDVIVRETVEKLGGIDILFNNAGIIRRAPLLEFSEKDWDDVMNINIRTLFFLSQAVARVMIQQGRGGKIVNTASMLSFQGGILVPSYTASKSAVMGLTRLLACELAPYKINVNAIAPGYMATDNTKALRENPERNKAILDRIPAGRWGQPEDLQGVAVFLASAASDYMHGYTVAVDGGWLAR; from the coding sequence ATGATTCTGGACAAATTTAAATTGGACGGCAAAAAAGCGATTATCACCGGTTCGGCCCGCGGCCTCGGGCAGGCCATGGCCATTGCTCTGGCGGAGGCGGGGGCGGACATTGCACTGGTGGACATTCTGGATATGTCCGAAAGCAAGGCCCGCATCGAGCGGCTCGGACGCAAGTGCATCACCATCACGGCCGACCTGAGCAAAAAGGACTGTGTGGACGTGATTGTCAGGGAAACCGTCGAAAAGCTGGGCGGGATTGATATCCTTTTCAACAACGCCGGGATTATTCGGCGGGCTCCGCTGCTGGAGTTTTCCGAGAAGGACTGGGATGATGTGATGAACATCAACATCCGTACGCTGTTTTTCCTCAGCCAGGCGGTTGCCCGGGTGATGATTCAGCAGGGCCGCGGCGGCAAGATTGTCAACACGGCCTCGATGCTCAGTTTTCAGGGCGGGATTCTGGTGCCGTCTTATACGGCCTCCAAGAGCGCGGTAATGGGACTGACGCGGCTTTTGGCCTGCGAACTGGCCCCCTATAAAATCAACGTCAATGCGATTGCTCCGGGCTATATGGCCACCGACAATACAAAAGCCCTCCGCGAAAATCCCGAACGGAATAAGGCCATCCTCGACCGGATTCCGGCGGGCCGATGGGGCCAGCCGGAAGACCTGCAGGGGGTGGCGGTCTTTCTGGCCTCGGCGGCCTCGGATTATATGCACGGATACACGGTTGCCGTGGATGGCGGCTGGCTGGCGCGATAG
- a CDS encoding sugar kinase has protein sequence MATLKLRPALECKYDILSLGEVMLRLDPGEERIHTTRTFRVWEGGGEYNVARGLRRCFGKRAAVVTAIPDNPVGRLLEDLLLQGGVSLEYVRWVPFDGIGRKTRVGLNFTERGYGVRAAVGCSDRANSAASQMKKGDIDWEKIFGRDGVRWFHTGGIFAGLSPTTPDVILEAMEAARKYGTVISYDLNYRASLWKEFGGKERAVEVNRRIAPFVDVMLGNEEDFSAALGFEVAGLDADCSKLDPSNFKKMIAEAVKVFPNFKAVATTLRNARTATRNDWGAVLYYDGKFYDATLREDLEILDRVGGGDSFASGLIYGLMEGKSPQEAVEYGAAHGALAMTTPGDTTTATLAEVERVMKGKSARISR, from the coding sequence ATGGCAACTCTAAAACTGCGTCCTGCATTAGAATGCAAATACGATATCCTTTCTCTGGGGGAAGTGATGCTTCGGCTGGACCCGGGCGAAGAGCGGATTCATACCACGCGTACGTTTCGGGTCTGGGAGGGCGGCGGAGAATACAACGTCGCCCGCGGTCTTCGCCGCTGCTTCGGCAAGCGGGCGGCGGTTGTGACAGCCATTCCGGATAATCCCGTCGGGCGTCTTCTGGAGGATTTGCTGCTGCAGGGCGGCGTCAGTCTTGAATATGTCCGCTGGGTGCCGTTTGACGGCATCGGCCGCAAAACCCGCGTGGGCCTGAATTTTACGGAGCGCGGCTACGGGGTTCGGGCGGCGGTGGGCTGCTCGGACCGGGCCAACAGTGCGGCCTCGCAGATGAAAAAGGGCGATATTGATTGGGAGAAAATCTTCGGACGCGACGGGGTGCGGTGGTTTCATACCGGCGGCATTTTTGCAGGCCTTTCACCGACAACGCCCGATGTGATTCTGGAGGCGATGGAGGCCGCCCGCAAGTACGGCACGGTGATTTCCTACGATTTGAACTATCGGGCCTCGCTGTGGAAGGAATTCGGCGGCAAAGAGCGGGCCGTGGAGGTCAACCGCCGGATCGCCCCGTTCGTGGATGTGATGCTCGGCAACGAAGAGGACTTTTCGGCGGCGCTGGGTTTTGAAGTGGCCGGTCTGGATGCGGACTGCTCCAAACTCGACCCGTCGAATTTCAAGAAGATGATTGCCGAAGCCGTCAAGGTCTTTCCCAACTTCAAGGCCGTAGCCACGACACTTCGGAACGCCCGGACCGCTACGCGGAATGACTGGGGAGCGGTTCTGTACTATGACGGCAAATTTTACGATGCGACCCTGCGGGAGGATTTGGAAATCCTCGACCGCGTCGGCGGCGGCGACAGTTTCGCCTCCGGTCTGATTTACGGTCTGATGGAGGGCAAAAGCCCGCAGGAGGCGGTCGAGTACGGGGCGGCCCACGGGGCGCTGGCGATGACGACGCCGGGCGATACAACCACAGCGACGCTGGCGGAGGTGGAGCGGGTGATGAAGGGCAAATCCGCCCGCATCAGCCGCTGA
- a CDS encoding DUF72 domain-containing protein — protein MEQSVSIAVGTAGWSYPDWAGIVYPKGCKETLRFVSGLVDCIEINSTFYRPPEKKTTSVWCKQVQGRKGFFFTAKLHQKFTHEGQIDSELVRQFREGLAPLLEAGLLRCLLMQFRYDFTASDDNRRYLGNLIAQFRDICPIAVEVRHASWRQPAFLQELEDSGVTVCSIDYPTGPDSFVLDDRTVGSAGYMRLHGRNAAAWFAKSTRDERYDYLYSPDELREIAARIQRLAAHCQTYTVIANNHYKGAELANALELKFLLTGLRQHVPDSLLARYPALARIAQSGGLFD, from the coding sequence ATGGAACAGTCTGTTTCGATTGCCGTTGGGACGGCCGGCTGGTCCTATCCGGACTGGGCGGGGATTGTCTATCCGAAAGGCTGCAAAGAAACACTGCGGTTTGTTTCAGGGCTGGTGGACTGCATCGAAATCAACAGCACGTTTTATCGTCCGCCGGAGAAAAAGACGACCTCCGTCTGGTGCAAGCAGGTGCAGGGACGAAAGGGGTTTTTCTTTACCGCCAAACTCCATCAGAAGTTTACCCACGAGGGACAAATCGATTCGGAATTGGTGCGGCAGTTTCGGGAGGGGTTGGCTCCGCTGCTGGAAGCAGGCCTGCTGCGCTGCCTTCTGATGCAGTTTCGATATGATTTCACTGCTTCGGATGACAATCGGCGCTATCTGGGAAATCTGATAGCGCAGTTCCGGGATATCTGCCCGATTGCCGTCGAAGTGCGGCATGCCTCCTGGCGGCAGCCCGCCTTTCTGCAGGAGCTGGAAGACAGCGGCGTAACGGTTTGTTCCATCGATTATCCGACGGGACCTGATTCGTTTGTTTTGGACGACCGAACCGTCGGTTCGGCGGGCTATATGCGTCTGCACGGGCGCAACGCCGCCGCCTGGTTTGCCAAGTCTACCCGCGATGAACGGTATGATTATTTGTATTCGCCGGATGAATTAAGGGAAATCGCTGCACGGATTCAGCGGCTGGCGGCCCATTGCCAAACCTATACGGTGATTGCCAATAATCATTACAAGGGAGCTGAACTGGCCAACGCCCTCGAATTGAAGTTTCTTCTGACTGGGTTAAGACAACACGTGCCGGACAGTCTGCTGGCCCGGTATCCTGCTCTGGCCCGGATTGCTCAGTCGGGGGGGTTGTTTGATTAA